From Streptomonospora salina, the proteins below share one genomic window:
- a CDS encoding FAD-linked oxidase C-terminal domain-containing protein — protein MPQPVTALIPRLREICGDDGVVTDPDRRRTYESDGLTYHAGTPGVVVLPTATEQVAAVVRLCAESGVPFVPRGAGTGLSAGALPHSQGVLIVTSRMRRILEIDPAGERAVVQPGVANLDVTRAAAPHGYYYAPDPSSQQVCSVGGNIAENSGGAHCLKYGFTVNHVTGLEIVTPQGEIVRLGGKAADAPGYDLLGAFVGSEGTLGITTEITVRLLPAPQKVRTLLAAFGSMDAGGAAVSAIISAGVLPAAVEMMDALSIEAAEAAVACDYPPGAAAVLIVELDGPASDVDAQFDHATRLCRDAGAFEIRTAADAGERARIWKGRKSAFAAVGRISPAYIVQDGVVPRTALPEVLRRIAELSAESGIRVANVFHAGDGNLHPLVLFDDAARGAADTAADVSGRILDLCIEHGGSITGEHGVGADKACQMPEMFSPADLETMNLFRSAFDPGGIANPDKLLPTPRLCGERPGVRTGVHPLVAEGAAEQF, from the coding sequence ATGCCGCAACCGGTCACCGCGCTGATTCCGCGGCTGCGCGAAATCTGCGGCGACGACGGAGTCGTCACCGACCCCGACCGCCGCCGCACCTACGAAAGCGACGGACTCACCTACCACGCCGGCACACCCGGGGTCGTCGTGCTGCCCACCGCGACCGAACAGGTCGCCGCCGTCGTCCGGCTGTGCGCCGAGTCCGGGGTGCCGTTCGTGCCGCGCGGCGCCGGCACCGGCCTGTCGGCGGGCGCGCTCCCCCACAGCCAGGGCGTCCTCATCGTCACCTCCCGGATGCGCCGCATCCTGGAGATCGACCCCGCCGGCGAGCGCGCCGTCGTCCAACCCGGCGTCGCCAACCTCGACGTCACTCGCGCCGCCGCCCCGCACGGCTACTACTACGCCCCCGACCCCTCCAGCCAGCAGGTCTGCTCGGTCGGCGGCAACATCGCCGAGAACTCCGGCGGTGCCCATTGCCTCAAATACGGATTCACCGTCAACCACGTGACCGGCCTGGAGATCGTCACCCCCCAGGGCGAGATCGTGCGGCTGGGCGGCAAAGCCGCCGACGCGCCCGGCTACGACCTGCTCGGCGCCTTCGTCGGCTCCGAAGGCACCCTGGGCATCACCACCGAGATCACCGTGCGGCTGCTGCCCGCCCCTCAGAAGGTCCGCACTCTGCTGGCCGCCTTCGGCTCCATGGACGCCGGCGGCGCCGCCGTATCGGCCATCATCTCCGCCGGAGTGCTGCCCGCCGCCGTGGAGATGATGGACGCGCTGTCCATCGAGGCCGCCGAGGCCGCAGTGGCCTGCGACTATCCGCCCGGCGCCGCCGCAGTGCTCATCGTGGAGCTCGACGGCCCCGCCTCCGACGTCGACGCCCAGTTCGACCACGCCACACGGCTGTGCCGCGACGCCGGCGCCTTCGAAATCCGCACCGCCGCCGACGCCGGCGAGCGCGCCCGCATCTGGAAGGGCCGCAAGTCCGCCTTCGCCGCGGTGGGCCGCATCAGCCCCGCCTACATCGTCCAGGACGGCGTCGTGCCCCGCACCGCCCTCCCGGAGGTCCTGCGCCGCATCGCCGAACTGTCGGCCGAGTCGGGAATCCGCGTCGCCAACGTCTTCCACGCCGGCGACGGAAACCTGCACCCGCTGGTGCTGTTCGACGACGCCGCACGCGGAGCCGCCGACACCGCCGCCGACGTCTCCGGCAGAATCCTGGACCTGTGCATCGAGCACGGGGGCTCCATCACCGGCGAACACGGGGTCGGCGCCGACAAGGCCTGCCAGATGCCGGAGATGTTCTCCCCCGCCGACCTGGAGACCATGAACCTGTTCCGCTCGGCCTTCGACCCCGGCGGCATCGCCAACCCCGACAAGCTGCTGCCCACGCCGCGGCTGTGCGGCGAGCGGCCCGGTGTGCGCACCGGCGTGCACCCCCTGGTCGCCGAGGGCGCGGCGGAGCAGTTCTGA
- a CDS encoding FAD-binding oxidoreductase encodes MTPDETATPPAAEALGASGAAVRDAAPADAVGGRVPRYVARPPDTAAAADLLAAAHRLGLATVMRGNGTAGDWGAPPDRVDLVLETTALRTVEHAAGDLVVRAGAGTPLADLQAQLAAAGQRLTLDPLVAGGTVGGAVATGLSGPRRLLHGPLRDLIIGMTSVRADGVTASSGGRVVKNVAGYDLGKLHTGALGTLGLTTSVTFRLHPRPEAQRTVSAAAPDTETARRWTRAVLESGTVPAAVELDRPPDGPLTLSVLVEGAEGGIDARADTVAGLMGGAAVAHGPPGPDWGALPGGPEDTLIKISVPIGEAARAADCAHEAARQQHTTAAVSGSAGAGVLFAALPAAAGAATVGAVARSLRAGLDGAVTVARAAPGLADDGAEPDRWGDVPGLDLMRAVKQRFDPHRLLAPGRFTGGI; translated from the coding sequence GTGACACCAGACGAGACCGCCACTCCGCCTGCGGCCGAGGCGCTCGGCGCGAGCGGAGCCGCGGTGCGCGACGCCGCGCCCGCCGACGCCGTCGGCGGGCGCGTCCCCCGCTACGTGGCCCGCCCGCCCGACACCGCCGCGGCGGCGGACCTGCTGGCCGCCGCCCACCGGCTGGGTCTGGCCACCGTCATGCGCGGCAACGGCACCGCAGGCGACTGGGGCGCCCCGCCCGACCGGGTCGACCTGGTCCTGGAGACCACCGCCCTGCGCACCGTCGAGCACGCCGCCGGCGACCTCGTCGTCCGGGCCGGCGCCGGAACCCCGCTGGCCGACCTGCAAGCGCAGCTGGCCGCAGCAGGGCAGCGCCTCACCCTCGACCCGCTCGTGGCCGGCGGCACGGTCGGCGGTGCCGTCGCCACCGGCCTGTCGGGGCCCCGCCGCCTGTTGCACGGGCCGCTGCGCGATTTGATCATCGGCATGACCTCGGTGCGCGCCGACGGTGTCACCGCGTCCTCCGGCGGCCGCGTCGTCAAGAACGTCGCCGGTTACGACCTCGGCAAGCTGCACACCGGCGCCCTGGGGACCCTGGGCCTGACCACCTCGGTCACGTTCCGGCTCCACCCCCGGCCCGAGGCGCAGCGCACCGTGTCCGCCGCGGCCCCCGACACCGAGACCGCCCGGCGCTGGACCCGCGCCGTCCTGGAATCGGGGACCGTGCCCGCGGCCGTGGAGCTCGACCGGCCCCCCGACGGTCCGCTGACCCTGAGCGTGCTGGTGGAAGGCGCCGAAGGCGGCATCGACGCCCGCGCCGACACCGTGGCCGGGCTGATGGGCGGCGCCGCCGTGGCCCACGGGCCCCCCGGGCCTGACTGGGGGGCGCTGCCCGGCGGCCCCGAGGACACCCTGATCAAGATCTCGGTTCCGATCGGCGAGGCCGCCCGGGCAGCCGACTGCGCGCACGAAGCCGCCCGGCAGCAGCACACCACCGCCGCCGTCAGCGGCTCTGCGGGCGCGGGCGTGCTCTTCGCCGCCCTGCCGGCCGCTGCCGGCGCCGCGACCGTCGGCGCCGTGGCGCGCAGCCTGCGCGCCGGCCTCGACGGCGCCGTCACCGTCGCCCGGGCCGCACCCGGCCTCGCCGACGACGGCGCCGAGCCGGACCGCTGGGGCGACGTTCCCGGGCTGGATCTGATGCGCGCCGTCAAACAGCGGTTCGACCCCCACCGCCTGCTGGCCCCCGGCCGGTTCACCGGCGGGATCTGA
- a CDS encoding (Fe-S)-binding protein translates to MTDSDPSPGAHDSAREGARSFDELLGDCVHCGFCLPTCPTYVLWGEEPDSPRGRIHLMGQMREDDVLSQAAVSAFDNCLGCLACVSSCPSGVAYDALIESTRSTVEQEHRRSPAERLLRSAVFALFPHRRRLELLRGPLKAYQATGLDRVVRRSGVLERISPALATMERVAPPLTGPVPHLPETVPARGRRRAVVGMLTGCVQGAFFPQVNTATARVLAGEGCDVVIPPDQGCCGALSAHAGRADEAAGFARATVAAFTQAGVDAVVVNSAGCGGTMKHYGRLLEEAGADAAEVRRAEELSRRVVDLSEYLVRLGPQAPRHPLPLSAAYHDACHLSHGQGVTAQPRELLRAIPELEVADLPNPEICCGSAGVYNLLRPEPAAELGDRKSEDVRSTGAELLVAGNPGCTLQIASAMERSGAPISVAHTAQILDASIRGLDPATLLTR, encoded by the coding sequence GTGACCGACAGCGATCCCTCCCCCGGTGCCCACGACAGCGCCCGCGAAGGCGCCCGATCCTTCGACGAGCTGCTCGGCGACTGTGTGCACTGCGGGTTCTGCCTGCCCACGTGCCCCACCTACGTGCTGTGGGGCGAAGAGCCGGACTCCCCGCGCGGGCGCATCCACCTGATGGGCCAGATGCGCGAGGACGACGTGCTCAGCCAGGCCGCCGTCAGCGCCTTCGACAACTGCCTGGGCTGCCTGGCCTGCGTCAGCTCCTGCCCCTCGGGGGTGGCCTACGACGCCCTGATCGAATCCACCCGCTCCACCGTGGAACAGGAGCACCGCCGCTCCCCCGCCGAGCGGCTGCTGCGCTCCGCGGTCTTCGCGCTGTTCCCCCACCGCAGGCGACTGGAGCTGCTGCGCGGCCCGCTGAAGGCCTACCAGGCCACCGGGCTCGACCGGGTAGTGCGCCGATCGGGGGTGCTGGAGCGGATCTCGCCCGCGCTCGCGACGATGGAACGCGTCGCACCGCCGCTGACCGGGCCCGTACCGCACCTGCCCGAGACCGTCCCGGCGCGGGGCCGGCGCCGCGCGGTGGTGGGCATGCTCACCGGGTGCGTCCAGGGCGCCTTCTTCCCGCAGGTCAACACCGCCACGGCACGCGTCCTAGCCGGTGAGGGCTGCGACGTGGTGATCCCGCCCGACCAGGGCTGCTGCGGGGCGCTGTCCGCGCACGCCGGGCGCGCCGACGAGGCCGCCGGCTTCGCCCGCGCCACTGTCGCCGCCTTCACCCAGGCCGGCGTGGACGCCGTCGTGGTCAACTCGGCCGGGTGCGGCGGCACCATGAAGCACTACGGTCGGCTGCTGGAGGAGGCCGGCGCCGACGCCGCGGAGGTCCGCCGCGCCGAGGAGCTGTCGCGGCGCGTGGTGGACCTGTCGGAGTACCTGGTCCGCCTGGGCCCGCAGGCGCCGCGCCATCCGCTGCCGCTGAGTGCGGCCTACCACGACGCCTGCCACCTGTCCCACGGCCAGGGCGTCACCGCTCAACCGCGTGAGCTGCTGCGCGCGATCCCGGAGCTGGAGGTCGCCGACCTGCCCAACCCGGAGATCTGCTGCGGATCGGCCGGCGTCTACAACCTGCTGCGCCCCGAGCCGGCCGCCGAGCTGGGCGACCGCAAGAGCGAGGACGTGCGCTCCACCGGCGCCGAACTGCTCGTGGCGGGCAACCCCGGCTGCACCCTGCAAATCGCCTCGGCCATGGAGCGCAGCGGCGCACCGATCTCCGTCGCCCACACCGCCCAGATACTCGACGCCTCCATCCGGGGCCTGGATCCGGCGACGCTGCTGACCCGCTGA
- the dapF gene encoding diaminopimelate epimerase — translation MRFAKGHGTENDFVIIPDPDGVLDLDPAAVAALCDRRAGIGADGVLRVVRTAALGEALTGPAAAAAECAWFMDYRNADGSVAEMCGNGVRVFARYLADRGLVSGTELAVGTRAGARRVVLEDDGEVTVDMGRAEVVGEGSAVLAGGTVTGTRVDVGNPHLACRVDSSPAEVDLSGRPQLAPGEFPDGANVEVFAETAPGTLEMRVNERGSGETRSCGTGIVAVAAAATPPGRDATWRVRVPGGACTVVLGADGARLRGPAVIVAEGEILMELGV, via the coding sequence ATGCGATTCGCCAAGGGGCACGGCACCGAGAACGACTTCGTGATCATCCCCGACCCCGACGGGGTGCTGGACCTGGACCCCGCCGCGGTGGCGGCGCTGTGCGACCGCCGCGCCGGCATCGGGGCCGACGGGGTGCTGCGGGTCGTGCGCACCGCCGCCCTGGGCGAGGCGCTGACCGGCCCGGCGGCCGCTGCCGCCGAGTGCGCGTGGTTCATGGACTACCGCAACGCCGACGGAAGCGTAGCGGAGATGTGCGGCAACGGGGTGCGGGTGTTCGCCCGGTACCTGGCCGATCGGGGCCTGGTCTCGGGCACGGAGCTGGCCGTGGGCACCCGGGCCGGGGCGCGCCGGGTCGTGCTGGAAGACGACGGCGAGGTCACCGTCGACATGGGCCGCGCCGAGGTGGTCGGTGAGGGAAGCGCGGTGCTGGCCGGTGGAACCGTCACAGGCACCCGCGTGGACGTGGGAAACCCGCACCTGGCCTGCCGCGTGGACAGCAGCCCGGCTGAGGTGGACCTGAGCGGGCGGCCGCAGTTGGCCCCCGGGGAGTTCCCCGACGGCGCCAACGTCGAGGTGTTCGCCGAGACCGCTCCCGGGACGCTGGAGATGCGCGTCAACGAGCGCGGATCGGGCGAGACCCGCTCCTGCGGCACGGGTATCGTCGCGGTCGCGGCGGCAGCGACCCCGCCCGGCCGGGACGCGACCTGGCGCGTACGCGTCCCCGGCGGCGCGTGCACCGTCGTCCTCGGCGCAGACGGCGCCCGCCTGCGCGGCCCCGCGGTCATCGTCGCCGAGGGCGAGATCCTGATGGAGCTGGGGGTGTAG
- the miaA gene encoding tRNA (adenosine(37)-N6)-dimethylallyltransferase MiaA, which translates to MIAVVGATAAGKSDLAVELALRLGAASGGAEIVNADSMQLYRGMDTGTAKLTPGERRGVPHHLLDIWDVTRTANVAEYQELARARIDELRDRGAAPVLVGGSGLYVRAALDELDFPGTDPVIRARLEAELAERGPAPLHARLAEHDPRAAEAILPGNGRRIVRALEVVELTGRPFTATLPEHTSRYPCVQIGVHVPRPELDARIEMRVDRMWRAGLVEEVRALRDRGLAEGRTASRALGYAQVLRYLQGEWDEEEARVQTVRATRRFARRQESWFRRDPRVHWLDHDDPDLTGRALELVRAAPSAPQPG; encoded by the coding sequence GTGATCGCCGTCGTCGGCGCCACCGCCGCCGGCAAGTCCGACCTCGCCGTGGAGCTGGCGCTGCGCCTCGGGGCGGCCTCCGGCGGCGCCGAGATCGTCAACGCCGACTCCATGCAGCTCTACCGCGGCATGGACACCGGCACCGCCAAGCTCACCCCCGGCGAGCGCCGCGGCGTGCCCCACCACCTGCTCGACATCTGGGACGTCACCCGCACCGCCAACGTCGCCGAGTACCAGGAACTGGCGCGCGCCCGCATCGACGAGCTGCGGGACCGCGGCGCGGCGCCCGTCCTGGTGGGCGGGTCCGGGCTGTACGTGCGCGCCGCGCTGGACGAACTGGACTTCCCCGGCACCGACCCGGTGATCCGCGCCCGGCTGGAGGCCGAACTGGCCGAACGCGGCCCGGCGCCGCTGCACGCGCGCCTGGCCGAGCACGATCCCCGCGCAGCCGAGGCGATCCTGCCCGGCAACGGCCGACGTATCGTGCGCGCGCTGGAGGTCGTCGAGCTGACCGGGCGGCCCTTCACCGCCACCCTGCCGGAGCACACCTCGCGCTATCCCTGCGTGCAGATCGGCGTGCACGTCCCCCGCCCCGAACTCGACGCCCGCATCGAGATGCGCGTGGACCGGATGTGGCGCGCCGGCCTGGTCGAGGAGGTGCGCGCCCTGCGCGACCGCGGGCTCGCCGAGGGCCGTACCGCGTCGCGGGCGCTGGGCTACGCCCAGGTGCTGCGCTACCTGCAGGGCGAGTGGGACGAAGAGGAGGCCCGCGTGCAGACGGTGCGCGCCACCCGCCGCTTCGCCCGGCGCCAGGAGTCCTGGTTCCGCCGCGACCCGCGCGTGCACTGGCTCGACCACGACGACCCCGACCTCACCGGGCGCGCGCTGGAACTGGTCCGCGCCGCCCCCTCCGCACCGCAGCCCGGCTGA
- a CDS encoding TetR/AcrR family transcriptional regulator, with amino-acid sequence MPQPDRTAAAPHAPGAERDARAERILDATGELLVSRGYRRVTVDDVAKRADVGKGTVYLHFHTKELLFLTVLMRAQAAMLERLIQGFRADPERIRPSAVARTHYLMVADDPVARAMLVGDSETLGSLITSGVRELGAFMRVRITVMTEYFHTLHEHGLLQPGTPPDRHMSAYFRILFGYIAAEPATDSMLTGTGTEGDAAMIAHIVRASLEASEPGPAAVRAAAPQVVGQFEHLLTRLHEEIAEQKRT; translated from the coding sequence GTGCCCCAGCCCGACCGCACCGCGGCCGCCCCGCACGCCCCCGGCGCCGAACGCGACGCGCGCGCCGAGCGCATCCTCGACGCCACGGGCGAGCTCCTCGTCTCCCGGGGCTACCGCCGCGTCACGGTCGATGACGTCGCCAAGCGCGCCGACGTCGGCAAAGGAACCGTCTACCTGCACTTCCACACCAAGGAACTGCTGTTCCTGACCGTGCTGATGCGCGCCCAGGCGGCCATGCTCGAACGGCTCATCCAGGGGTTCCGCGCCGATCCCGAACGGATCCGGCCCAGCGCAGTAGCGCGCACCCACTACCTCATGGTCGCCGACGACCCTGTCGCCCGGGCCATGCTCGTCGGCGACAGCGAAACCCTCGGATCCCTGATCACCAGCGGCGTCCGCGAACTGGGCGCGTTCATGCGGGTCCGCATCACCGTGATGACCGAGTACTTCCACACGCTGCACGAACACGGCCTCCTCCAGCCGGGAACGCCGCCGGACCGGCACATGAGCGCCTACTTCCGGATCCTCTTCGGCTACATCGCCGCCGAACCCGCCACCGACTCCATGCTCACCGGAACCGGCACCGAGGGCGACGCCGCCATGATCGCCCACATCGTCCGCGCCTCCCTGGAAGCCTCCGAGCCCGGCCCCGCCGCGGTCCGCGCGGCCGCACCGCAGGTCGTCGGCCAGTTCGAACACCTCCTCACCCGCCTCCACGAAGAGATCGCCGAACAGAAGCGGACTTGA
- a CDS encoding cytochrome P450 family protein: MSTSSGHDSAATADDIRLTDPAVLADPFTAFNRLRETAPVARSSNVDGTLLWVATRHDDVRTVLDDPRRFANDPLSVPGNDTDKRAELLVGLGLPEDYVGYVADTVLDTDPPDHTRLRKLVSRAFTVRRVNGMRPRVERITADLLDALPDHAGDDGTVDLIEHFAYPLPITVICEMVGVDERDRPLWRRWSDDLVQLESAERMRDALVEMVDHIRGMIAQRRAEPGSDLIDALIAVREEDGDRLTEQELVTMVLTLVIAGHETTANLIGNGTAALLTHPDQLARLRGDPELAPRAVHELMRWCGPVQSTRIRWATEDTDLGGQHIAQGEPVMAMPVGANRDPRRFDDPDRLDITRTYPTRGEQHTGFGHGMHYCLGAALARQEGEVAFTRLFERYPDLTLAAAEDELEWIPRPGLRRLVRLPLRLGGA, translated from the coding sequence ATGAGTACATCCTCCGGCCACGACTCCGCCGCCACCGCCGACGACATCCGCCTGACCGACCCGGCCGTACTCGCCGACCCCTTCACCGCGTTCAACCGGCTGCGCGAAACCGCACCGGTAGCCCGCAGCAGCAACGTCGACGGCACACTCCTGTGGGTCGCCACCCGCCACGACGACGTCCGCACGGTCCTCGACGATCCGCGGCGCTTCGCCAACGATCCGCTGTCCGTACCGGGCAACGACACCGACAAACGCGCCGAACTGCTGGTCGGCTTGGGCCTGCCCGAGGATTACGTCGGCTACGTCGCCGACACCGTCCTCGACACCGACCCGCCCGACCACACCCGCCTGCGCAAGCTGGTCTCCCGCGCCTTCACCGTGCGGCGCGTCAACGGAATGCGGCCCCGCGTCGAGCGGATCACCGCCGACCTGCTCGACGCCCTGCCCGACCACGCCGGCGACGACGGCACCGTCGACCTGATCGAGCACTTCGCCTACCCGCTGCCCATCACCGTCATCTGCGAGATGGTCGGAGTCGACGAACGGGACCGGCCGCTGTGGCGCCGTTGGAGCGACGACCTGGTTCAACTGGAGTCCGCCGAGCGGATGCGCGACGCGCTCGTGGAGATGGTCGACCACATCCGGGGGATGATCGCGCAGCGGCGCGCGGAGCCCGGATCCGACCTGATCGACGCCCTCATCGCCGTCCGCGAGGAGGACGGCGACCGGCTCACCGAACAGGAACTCGTCACGATGGTGCTCACACTGGTGATCGCCGGCCACGAGACCACGGCCAATCTCATCGGCAACGGCACCGCCGCCCTGCTCACCCATCCTGACCAGCTCGCCCGGCTGCGCGGCGACCCCGAACTGGCGCCGCGCGCCGTACACGAGCTGATGCGCTGGTGCGGCCCGGTGCAGTCCACCCGGATCCGGTGGGCGACCGAGGACACCGACCTCGGCGGGCAGCACATCGCCCAAGGCGAGCCGGTCATGGCGATGCCCGTCGGCGCCAACCGCGACCCGCGCCGGTTCGACGACCCCGACCGGCTCGACATCACCCGCACGTACCCGACCCGCGGAGAGCAGCACACCGGGTTCGGCCACGGCATGCACTACTGCCTGGGCGCCGCCCTGGCCCGCCAAGAAGGCGAGGTCGCCTTCACCCGGCTCTTCGAGCGCTACCCCGATCTGACCCTGGCCGCAGCCGAAGACGAGCTGGAGTGGATACCGCGGCCGGGACTGCGGCGGTTGGTGCGGCTGCCGCTGCGCCTCGGCGGCGCCTGA